Below is a window of Clostridiales bacterium DNA.
CCCCAAGATAGCGACAAACTCGCCTTGGCGCAAATAAAAGTCAAGGCGTCTTAAGACGGTATGCGTTCCATAAGAAAAATAAAGGTTGCTGACTTTGACGATGTCTTCCATTTATGTTAATCCGTTTTGCTTATTTAGCGCGTATTTTATGGCGGCAAGGTTATCCCACATTATCTTAAAATAATCGTCGCCTTTTTCCAAATCCTCTTGGCTTAGACTTTCCAAGGGGTTAAGGATTTTTATTTCTATTTGAACGCCCTTGTCAAAATCCTCTGTCGCTAAGGCTTGGGCTAAATTTTGGCTCATTGGCTCGTAAAATATTACCTTGACATTGTTGTTTTTTATAAAATCCGCGATTTGGGCGACTTTTTCGGCGCTAGGATCGGTTTCATGGACGCCGCCTAACGCTACTTGGTTAAGGCCGTATTCTCGGCACAAATAAGAAAAAGCGTTTTTTGTTACCACTATGTCGCGTCTTGAAAATCCCTCAAGCTCCGACAAAAAATCACCGTCAAGCCCGTCGCAAAGGTCGGCGTAATATTGGTAATTGGTTTCGTATTTATCCGCGTTATCAGGGTCTATTTGAATAAAGGCGTTTTTTATATTTTGTAAGATGATTTTAGCGTTTTTGGGGGAAAGCCAAATATGCGGGTCAACTGTCTCGCGGTCGTGTCCGTTATGATCGTTATGCTCTTGATCGTCCAAAACTTCTATGCCTTGGGAAACTTTAACTATCAATAAATCATTATCTAGCGTTTTTATGACCTGTTCGGTCCAATGCTCCATCCCTAAACCGTTATAGATAAACATATCGGCTTTATTTAAATTGACTATATCTTTGGGGCTGGGCGTCCAAGTATGCGCGTTCGCGCCCGCAGGCATAATATTATAGACTTTTGCGCAATCTTGGGCGATCTTGGTCGCGAAGTCGTAAAGGGTAAAAAAGCTGGTATATACTTTAAGACCTTGGTCTTGTTCTTTTTCCCCGCAGCCCGCAAAACTAAATATTAAAAAAAACATTAGGACCAAGCTAAATATATACGACAAAAATTTTTTCATTGATTTTCCTTTTTGGCCGCAAATGATTTGCATTTGCAATTAAGATAAGATAATTATATGCCGCTGTCAAGCCTTTTAGCACATAAAATTTTGGATATGTATTGTTTATTGACTAAAATTTTTATTTTTAACGGTTTTGATACGAGATAATTTTTGTTAACATCCAAGGTTTTTGGGGCATATTGTTTAATATAGCTAAAAATTATAGCGGCCTATAAAAAATCTCTGACACTATCTCCTCCAAATCATTAGATACAGGGCGGCGGTTTTGCGCCGCCTTGTATTTTGCGGCGGGTATTTAATCCAATATTTTATCTTAATATTGGCGGGTTTAATTTTTCTTAATATCGGCGGGCTTATTTTTATCATAATATTGGCGGGTTTATATTTTTAACGCGGGCGGATATATAGCTTGCCGCATTAATAAGCGCTAAACAACTTAAAATCAGTCGGCCTCTTGCTAATCTAAAATCAATGGCGGCGGGGTCTTAGGCAATCTCAATATCAAAAGAGGCGGCGGCGCGGGCAAATTTTTTAAAGCACTCTTGCCCGCCAAAGTTCGCATCGTTTTTGAAGACCCATTTTGAGCCTATGTCCAGCTGTTTGTAAAGGTTAACCCAATTGTTAATTTCTTTCCGGTTGGGTTTGTCGTTTTTTTGAATATTGTTTTTTAGTTTTTTGAGGCTGGCGATTTGGGTTTGGAAATATTGGGACGCGGTTTGATAGATTTTTTGGCTTGTCAGCGGGATAATCTTTTTTTGGGATTTGGGCAAAGCCTCGTAACTGTTGATTAACGCCCGCATTTTTTGGTAGTTGTTCACGCCGTAAACCACGGGGTAATCGGGCTGCTCGCAATGGCCCAATTCAAGTATTTGGGCTATGGCGTCCAAAACTTGAGGGTTTGTTTTTTTTAGGATGTTTTCAAAATAGGCGCATTTTTCTTGTCCTAGGATTTTTTCCTTTTGGCTGCCGTCCAAAATAACATATTTTTCATAGGCCCGCAAAATCTCGGCTTGGGGGCTTTGGGGGGTTATTGAGTCTATGGCTATAAGTGTGCGCATCGCCCGCGTATATATATTAAGCGCCCTATGGTAATAGGCGTCAATCTGCGTCTTATAATAAGGCGAAAAATTGTCCCTTTCGTCCTCTTGGGTTTGGTTGTATAAGATATCCCACGCCGCGAATATTCGGTCTATATTGTCTATTATATAGCTACTGTCGGCTTCCAGCGCGGGCTTTAGGTCTTGGGCTATCGCCTTTGCCTTGTCAAGGCCCTTATACAAATCGTATAAATCGTCTTGGGCTTGGCGCAAAATCCGCGCGTCAATAAGCGGCTGCAAAGACGGCGGCAAGCTGTTATACGATTTTAGCGCCGCCTTTATGCTTTTGGGATCGGCTTTTTTTATGTTTTTTAATTTGTCTATTTTGTTTTGGACATCCGTTATTTTCTTGGAATGCGCGGGCGCATCTGGGTCAAATTCGTATTCAAAACCGCAAATATCCTGCTCTTTTTTTTGGCTTAGTTTGGTTACGGCTGTGTTATAGATTAATACATTATTGCTTTTTGCGGTCTCGTCGTTTTGGTCTTTTTGCGTTTTTTGTATAATAATGTTTTGCCATTTCGCGCCGTTCATATAGTCGGGAACGCCCAAAGACTGTATATCCAGCGCGGCTATAAATTTGGTTTTGTGGCTATCACCCGCCAAAACATTTTGAAAAACATAGCTCCTGTTTTTAGAAAATTTTAGCGTAATAATATTTTTTAGATATTTTTGGCCGCCAATTGAAAAAGGGATGTTCTCAATGGATAAAACAACATCGTCTTGGGGCAAAAAATAACTATCTTGGAATTTGGAAGTCAAAACGCATTGGCCGTCGTTTGGGGTCAAGTTATCCAAAGCGTCAAAGCAATAATGCCAATTGCCGTTATTGGCGTCGCAAATAAGCCCGTTAAAATAGGCGCAATTGTCTATGTATATCGCAAAGCCCAACCGCGCGTAAACTGATTGGCTAAAAGACGGGTAAATCCTAGACTGGCTTAGATTAATTTTTAGCGGTTGGTCCAAATCATACATAAAAAAGGCGTCTAGATTGGGATTAATTATTTGGAAGGCGTCTTGGTCGGGCGGCGGGTCTTGTAAAAACTTATAGCTATGATAAGACGGGATTTGGGGAGAGGTCGCGACGCAAATTGCGCCTTGGCGGGCGTTAAAGTCGCCCGCGTATTCGTCCCAAGCAAAGCAGTCGTCTAAGGTCGCGCCGT
It encodes the following:
- a CDS encoding zinc ABC transporter solute-binding protein — encoded protein: MKKFLSYIFSLVLMFFLIFSFAGCGEKEQDQGLKVYTSFFTLYDFATKIAQDCAKVYNIMPAGANAHTWTPSPKDIVNLNKADMFIYNGLGMEHWTEQVIKTLDNDLLIVKVSQGIEVLDDQEHNDHNGHDRETVDPHIWLSPKNAKIILQNIKNAFIQIDPDNADKYETNYQYYADLCDGLDGDFLSELEGFSRRDIVVTKNAFSYLCREYGLNQVALGGVHETDPSAEKVAQIADFIKNNNVKVIFYEPMSQNLAQALATEDFDKGVQIEIKILNPLESLSQEDLEKGDDYFKIMWDNLAAIKYALNKQNGLT